One genomic window of Elaeis guineensis isolate ETL-2024a chromosome 2, EG11, whole genome shotgun sequence includes the following:
- the LOC105051369 gene encoding protein DETOXIFICATION 40, protein MVGSAASPQKLSTPLLAPADDEHPLPPSSPITADVDDPHGSGGRLESILTETSVPWARRLRLATVIEMKLLIHLAAPAVIVYMVNYLMSMSTQIFSGHLGNLELAAASLGNTGIQVFAYGLMLGMGSAVETLCGQAYGAHKYEMLGVYLQRSTILLMATGVPLAVIYGFSRPILVLLGESPEIAKAASIFVYGLIPQIFAYAANFPIQKFLQAQSIVAPSAYISTATVAVHLLLSWLAVYKLGLGLLGASLVLSLSWWIVVIAQFVYIVTSQKCRFTWTGFSWQAFSGLPEFLKLSTASAVMLCLETWYFQILVLIAGLLDHPQLALDSLSVCMTISGWVFMISVGFNAAASVRVSNELGAGNPKSAAFSVVVVTALSFIISVIIGVVILCLRDYLSYIFTEGETVAHAVSELTPLLAITLILNGIQPVLSGVAVGCGWQAFVAYVNVGCYYIVGIPLGVLLGFKFNLGAKGIWSGMIGGTFIQTLILIWVTFRTDWNKEVDEAIKRLNKWEDNKKALLADQE, encoded by the exons ATGGTGGGCTCTGCTGCGTCCCCGCAAAAACTCTCCACCCCACTCCTTGCGCCCGCCGACGATGAACACCCCCTCCCGCCATCATCGCCAATCACTGCCGACGTCGATGACCCCCACGGATCGGGCGGCCGCCTCGAGAGCATCCTCACCGAGACCTCCGTCCCATGGGCCCGCCGCCTCCGGCTCGCCACCGTCATCGAGATGAAGCTGCTCATCCACCTCGCCGCCCCCGCCGTGATCGTCTACATGGTCAACTACCTCATGTCCATGTCCACCCAGATCTTCTCCGGGCATCTCGGCAACCTCGAGCTCGCCGCCGCCTCCCTCGGCAACACCGGCATCCAAGTCTTCGCCTACGGACTCATG CTGGGCATGGGGAGCGCCGTGGAGACGCTGTGCGGGCAGGCGTACGGCGCCCATAAGTACGAGATGCTCGGAGTATACCTTCAAAGGTCGACGATACTCTTAATGGCGACCGGCGTGCCGCTGGCGGTGATCTACGGCTTCTCCCGCCCGATATTGGTGCTCTTGGGAGAGTCGCCGGAGATCGCCAAAGCCGCATCGATCTTCGTCTACGGGCTAATTCCGCAGATATTTGCATATGCTGCGAACTTTCCGATCCAGAAGTTCCTGCAGGCGCAGAGTATTGTGGCGCCCAGCGCCTACATATCGACGGCGACGGTGGCGGTGCACCTGCTGCTGAGCTGGTTGGCGGTCTACAAGCTGGGGTTGGGCCTCCTGGGGGCATCCTTGGTGCTCAGCTTGAGCTGGTGGATCGTGGTGATCGCTCAGTTCGTGTACATAGTTACGAGCCAGAAGTGCCGGTTCACTTGGACCGGGTTCAGCTGGCAGGCCTTCTCCGGCCTGCCGGAGTTCCTGAAGCTGTCCACCGCGTCGGCGGTGATGCTATGCCTGGAGACGTGGTACTTCCAGATCCTGGTGCTGATCGCCGGCCTGCTGGATCACCCACAGCTGGCCCTTGACTCACTGTCGGTATG CATGACGATCTCTGGGTGGGTGTTCATGATCTCAGTTGGGTTCAATGCCGCCGCCAG TGTGCGCGTGAGCAATGAGCTTGGAGCTGGCAATCCAAAGTCGGCGGCATTCTCGGTGGTGGTGGTGACGGCATTGTCTTTTATAATATCAGTGATAATAGGGGTGGTCATTCTCTGCCTTCGTGACTACCTCAGCTATATCTTCACAGAAGGAGAGACGGTGGCCCATGCTGTTTCTGAACTTACCCCTTTGCTTGCCATTACCCTTATCCTCAATGGCATCCAACCCGTCTTATCTG GTGTTGCTGTTGGCTGTGGATGGCAAGCATTTGTCGCTTATGTTAATGTTGGTTGCTATTATATTGTTGGCATCCCCCTTGGCGTTCTCCTCGGTTTCAAGTTTAACTTGGGAGCAAAG GGAATATGGTCTGGTATGATTGGGGGAACATTCATACAGACTCTCATCCTGATATGGGTCACTTTCAGGACTGACTGGAACAAAGAG GTGGATGAAGCCATAAAAAGATTGAATAAGTGGGAAGACAATAAGAAAGCCCTTCTAGCTGATCAGGAGTAG
- the LOC140850775 gene encoding protein DETOXIFICATION 40-like, with translation MGSAASTQKLSTPLLAPSDDEHPLPPSSPVTGDIDDPHGSSGRLESILTDTSIPWARRLRLATIIEMKLLLHLAVPSVTVYMLNYVMSMSTTIISGHLGNLELAAASLGNAGIQVFAYGLMLGMGSAVETLCGQAYGAHKYEMLGIYLQRSTILLMATAVPLAVIYAFSRPILLFLGQSSEIAKAASVFVYGLIPQLFAYAVNFPIQKFLQAQSIVTPSAYISATALAVHLLLSWLVVFKLGLGLLGASLVISLGWWIMVIAQFVYIVTSQKCRFTWTGFSWQAFSGLPEFLKLSTASAVMLCLEAWYYQILVLIAGLLDHPQLALDALSVCMTISGWVFMVAVGFNAAASVRVSNELGAGNPKSAAFSVVVVTTLSFIISVVTAVIILCLRDYLSYTFTEGETVAHAVSELTPLLAITLILNGIQPVLSGVAVGCGWQAFVAYVNVGCYYIVGIPLGVLLGFKFNLGAKGIWSGMIGGTFMQTLILIWVTFRTDWNKEVDEAIKRLNKWEDKKQPLLAD, from the exons ATGGGCTCCGCTGCCTCCACACAAAAACTATCCACCCCACTCCTTGCGCCCTCCGACGACGAACACCCCCTCCCGCCGTCATCACCAGTCACTGGCGACATCGATGACCCCCACGGATCGAGCGGCCGCCTCGAGAGCATCCTCACCGACACCTCCATCCCATGGGCCCGCCGCCTCCGGCTCGCCACCATCATCGAGATGAAGCTGCTCCTCCACCTCGCCGTTCCTTCCGTGACCGTCTACATGCTCAACTACGTCATGTCCATGTCCACCACGATCATCTCCGGCCACCTCGGCAACCTCGAGCTCGCAGCCGCCTCCCTCGGCAACGCCGGCATCCAAGTCTTCGCCTACGGGCTCATG CTGGGCATGGGAAGCGCCGTGGAGACGCTGTGCGGGCAGGCGTATGGCGCCCACAAGTACGAGATGCTCGGCATATACCTTCAAAGGTCGACGATACTCTTAATGGCGACCGCCGTGCCGCTCGCGGTGATCTACGCCTTCTCCCGGCCGATATTATTGTTCTTGGGACAGTCGTCAGAGATCGCCAAAGCCGCATCCGTATTCGTTTATGGGCTAATTCCGCAGTTATTTGCATATGCTGTGAACTTCCCTATCCAGAAGTTCTTGCAGGCGCAGAGCATCGTGACGCCGAGCGCCTACATATCGGCGACGGCGTTGGCGGTGCACCTCCTGCTGAGCTGGTTGGTGGTCTTCAAGCTGGGGTTGGGCCTCTTGGGAGCATCCTTGGTGATCAGCTTGGGCTGGTGGATCATGGTGATCGCTCAATTTGTGTACATAGTCACGAGCCAGAAGTGCCGGTTCACTTGGACTGGGTTCAGCTGGCAGGCCTTCTCCGGCCTGCCCGAGTTCCTGAAGCTGTCCACCGCGTCGGCGGTGATGCTCTGCCTGGAGGCGTGGTACTACCAGATCCTGGTGCTCATCGCCGGCCTGCTGGATCACCCCCAGCTGGCCCTTGATGCTCTCTCGGTGTG CATGACAATCTCTGGGTGGGTGTTCATGGTCGCAGTTGGGTTCAATGCTGCCGCCAG TGTGCGTGTGAGCAATGAACTCGGAGCTGGCAATCCAAAGTCGGCGGCATTCTCGGTGGTGGTGGTGACGACATTGTCTTTTATAATATCAGTGGTAACAGCGGTGATCATCCTCTGCCTTCGAGACTACCTAAGCTATACCTTCACCGAAGGAGAGACGGTGGCCCATGCTGTTTCTGAACTGACCCCTCTGCTTGCCATCACCCTAATCCTCAATGGCATCCAACCTGTTTTATCTG GTGTTGCTGTTGGCTGTGGATGGCAAGCATTCGTCGCTTATGTTAATGTCGGTTGCTATTATATTGTTGGCATCCCCCTTGGCGTTCTCCTCGGTTTCAAGTTTAACTTGGGAGCAAAG GGAATATGGTCTGGAATGATTGGGGGAACATTCATGCAGACTCTCATCCTGATATGGGTCACTTTCAGGACTGACTGGAACAAAGAG GTGGATGAAGCCATAAAAAGGTTGAATAAGTGGGAAGACAAGAAGCAGCCCCTTCTAGCTGATTAG